A genome region from Canis lupus dingo isolate Sandy chromosome 7, ASM325472v2, whole genome shotgun sequence includes the following:
- the LOC112648271 gene encoding E3 ubiquitin-protein ligase RNF113A-like, whose product MAEPLSPGKTTDQVCTFLFKKPGGGRGAAGRRRRGRCDQEPGDGGSGSDQGSAVVRPEKQRAAGDPMIQTTRGRGRGRGTQKAACGHPSSEEEGAEEPEAQSLGVAYRSTRSATPAGPGDVGATARSEPDPEEERDAQAIFERSRKIQEELRPKEDDKIYRGSNNYQKYMKPKDTSLGRASSGMVRKGPIRAPEHPCATVRWDYQPDTCKDFKETGFCGFGDSCKFLHDRSDYKHGWQVERELEDGRYGVYGDENYDVGSDDEEIPLRCLICRQTFENPVVTRCRHYFCESCALRHFRTTPHCYVCDQQTNGVFNPAKELIAKLEKHRAAEEGDASDFPEDLDEAPIATT is encoded by the coding sequence ATGGCAGAGCCGCTTTCTCCCGGAAAGACCACAGACCAGGTGTGCACCTTCCTCTTTAAAAAGCCCGGTGGAGGAAGAGGGGCTGCAGGCCGCAGGAGGCGCGGGCGCTGCGACCAGGAGCCTGGAGACGGCGGCAGCGGCAGCGACCAAGGCAGCGCTGTGGTTCGCCCCGAAAAGCAGCGGGCGGCGGGCGACCCGATGATACAGACgacccggggccggggccggggccgtggGACCCAGAAGGCGGCTTGCGGCCACCCGAGCAGCGAGGAGGAGGGGGCGGAGGAGCCCGAGGCCCAGAGTCTGGGCGTGGCCTACAGGTCCACCCGCTCGGCAACCCCCGCGGGGCCAGGGGACGTGGGGGCGACTGCCCGCTCCGAGCCGGACCCCGAGGAGGAGCGCGACGCACAAGCCATCTTCGAGCGCAGCCGGAAGATCCAGGAGGAGCTGAGGCCCAAGGAGGATGACAAGATCTATCGGGGAAGCAATAATTATCAGAAATACATGAAGCCCAAGGATACGTCTCTGGGCCGTGCGTCCTCCGGGATGGTGAGGAAGGGCCCCATCCGGGCGCCCGAGCATCCCTGTGCCACCGTGCGCTGGGACTACCAGCCCGACACCTGTAAGGACTTCAAGGAGACTGGCTTCTGCGGCTTCGGAGACAGCTGCAAGTTCCTCCACGACCGTTCAGATTACAAGCACGGGTGGCAGGTTGAACGTGAGCTTGAGGACGGTCGCTATGGTGTCTATGGGGACGAAAACTATGACGTGGGAAGCGATGATGAGGAAATACCACTCAGGTGTCTCATCTGTCGCCAGACCTTCGAGAATCCGGTTGTCACCAGGTGCAGGCATTATTTCTGCGAGAGCTGTGCACTGCGGCACTTCCGCACCACCCCTCACTGCTATGTCTGTGACCAGCAGACCAACGGCGTCTTCAATCCAGCCAAAGAATTGATTGCAAAATTGGAGAAGCATCGAGCTGCAGAAGAGGGTGATGCTTCTGATTTCCCAGAAGACCTCGATGAGGCTCCGATCGCCACCACTTAG